A segment of the Luteolibacter sp. Y139 genome:
CACGGTGACCGGCTGTTCGGCCACGGATGGCGGAGCGATCCATGCAGACTCCGATCTAGCCGGAAAAAAAACCACGCTGATCAACTGCACCTTGACCGGCAACACCGCAACCGCCCGCGGAGGCGCCATCTACAATGACGACGGCGATACGGAGCTGATCCACTGCACTATCTCCGGGAATACCAATACCTTGGGGGTGGGAGGTGGCGTCTGCACCTTCTCGGACTCCTTCACCCGGACGACCGTCCGCCACTCGATCATCGCGGGGAACACCGGCAGCGATGTCCATATCCTGGGCGGAAGCACGATGACCTTCGTCAGTAGCAACGCGAACATCATCGGCACCGGCACCGGCAGTCCGGCCTTCAACCAATCCGCCGATCACGTCAATGCCGACCCCATGTTGCTTCCCTTGGCGGACTACGGCGGACCGCTCACCACCATGCCTCCCCTTTCCGGCTCTCTTGCTATCGACCTGCCAATCGCCTCGTCGACCGGAACCGATCAACGCGGCGTCGCCCGTGACAATGCCCCCGACAGCGGAGCCGTTGAACGAGGCCCCATCGTCACCGTCACTAATACCAATGACACCGGCTCCGGCTCGCTGCGCGCCGCCCTCGCCGCGGTGACCGTGCCGGATACACGCATCCGCTTTGCCTCCGGACTCAGTGGTAACACCATCACGCTTACCAGCGGGCACCTGCAGTTGCAGACCACAAACAATGTCGAGATCGACGCCAGCACCTTGCCCGCCGGCATCACCATCAGCGGCGGCGGCACCAGCCGCGTGATGCACAACAACCCCGGCATCCTCGGCCTGAACCGGGTGACGCTGGCAAATGGCGCAAGCACCGACGGCGGCGCGCTGATTTCCCTCGGCCACCTCTTTGCCACCGATTGCACCTTCCGCAATTGCCAGGCATCGGGCAATGGCGGCGCGCTCTTCCTCTTCCAAGGACGCGCCGATCTCCTCCGCTGTGCCTTCAACACCAACACCGCCGGCCAAGGCGCGGCCATCTGGCAAGCCGGCGATGGCAACGTGAACCTCACCAACTGCACCGTGAGCGGCAACTCCTGCAGCGACTCCTCCGGAACCGGTGGACTCTACTTTTCAGAAGGCAGCCACCGGCTCCAGCACGTCACGATCAGCGACAATCACGGCAAGAGCGAGGGCCCCGGCGGGATCCAGACCGAGGGCTTCGTCTCCGTGGATCTCAATGGCTGCATCATCGCCGGAAACACCAGCGAAAGCCCCTACTCGGACATCATCCTCTTCGGCACCACCACCACCAGCGGGCCCAATCTCATCGGCGTGAACGATTTGTTCGAAAGCAAGTTCCCCACCGGCCCGCTCGTCGGCACCAGCAGCGCACCGCTCGATCCGAAACTCGCCCCCTTGGGAAACTATGGCGGCCTCACCCGGACTCGCCCGCCGTTCTACGATTCACCGGCGATCGGCATTGCGGGCACCTCCACGCTGACCAACGACCAGCGGGGAATCGCGCGCTCCGGCACGATCACGCTTGGCTCGGTGCATGATGTTCCAGCCATCGTGACCACTGCGGCCAACTCCGGAGCCGGCTCGCTGCGAGACACCCTCGCCGCGGCCTTTACCACCAATGTCCGCTTCGATCCTGCCGTCTTCAATGGCGAGCTGGCAGATGTTATCACGCTCACCACCCCGCTCGCTCTCACCCGCTCGGTGGGCATCGACGGCTCTACTGCCTCGAATGTCACGCTGTCCGGCGGCGACGCGAATCGCATCATCGACCTCTCCACCGGACAGGAGACCCACATCAAAGCCCTGACCCTGCGCGATGCGCTCGCCACCGACGGCGGCGCGATCCGCTCCCAGGGTCGCCTCACTCTTGACCAGTGCCGGCTCATCGAAAACCACGCCAACGGCACGGGTGGAGGCGGAATCCAAAGCTCGGGCGACGTGACCCTGCGCTCCTGCGAATTTTCCGGCAACACATCAGCCTCCCAAGGAGGCGCGGTCCGCATGGTCGGGGCCAAGTTCCGGGCGGAAAACTGTCTCTTCGCCAACAATCACGGGACTAACGGCGGCGGCGTCCTGCGCACCAATGGCGGCGACTCCGCATTCACCAATTCGATCTTGGCATCCAACACCACGAACGGCACCGGCGGAGCCATCTGGATCCAAGATTCGGGAGCCGTCCTCAAGCTCACCCACTGCACCGTGACAGGGAATAGCGCGGTGGGCATCACTTGGGACAGTAGTTTCAACACCGTGACCTTGGAAAACTCGATCGTCGCCGGCAATGGCGTCCAGAACCTCGCGCGGGCTCCGCTTCAGCTCGGCAACAACCAGATCACCGGCACTCCCAAGCTCGCCCCGCTCGGCAACTACGGCGGCACGCTCCGCAGCATGCCGCCATTGCCCGGAGCACCCGTGGTCGAAGGCGGCCTCCTGCTCGCCACCACTCCCGCCCTCGACTTCCGCGGAGCCCCGCGGCCTGGCGGTTCGCTGCCGGACCTCGGCGCGGTCGAAGCCATCCCTCTCGGCAATCTCGGCCTCGCCTCAAATGACGGCGATACCATCCCCGACATCTTCGAAGGCCCCGGCAGTCCCTATCCCCACCTCAGCGCCTCGATCAACAACTCCGCCCTCGACACCGACGGCGACGGGATGACCGACGCCAATGAAATCGCCGACTCCACCGATCCCCTCGATCCGAATTCCCGGCTCCGCGTCACCTACTTCGGAATCACCGCGCAGAACATCAGCTTCACCACCACCGCCATCGACTTCACCTCGTTCCCCGGCCTCTCCTACAGCGCCGAGATCAGCTCTGATCTCGACTTCTCTGATGCCCGCGTGAGCTCACTCGGAACTGCCACCGGCTTCCTCTTCCAGACCGGAGTGAACCTCGCCCCCTCCGAGCGATTCGTCCGGATCCGGCGGAATCCGTGATTTTCAGAAAATGCGCTCTGCCGCCAACGCGGCGGAAAAAACCGCATAGGGATGAATTGAAGGCCCGTGGGCGAACTCCTCGCCCCGGTCCCCTCCTTCAATTCCCCTCTCCATGAAAAAGCCCCTCCGCCTCGGGCTGGTTCTCGCCAGCTCTCTCCTGCTCTTCATCCTGCTTCGTCGCGAAACCGACGATGCCACCCAAGCCAAACCTTCACTCCCCACCAAGGTCACGGCAATCCGTCCCGAAAAGAAGACAAATGGCACCACACCGCCAGCCGACGAAAAGGTCGCCGACGCACCTGCGGGAGAAGTGATGGAAGAACCCGCGCCCCCTCTCCCCGCGCCCCCGCCCGCACCCGGCCTCATTCCCCTCCAGAACCCTCCCGCAAAGCAGTTCGACCCCCGCTTCGTCCAGCCTGCTACTCGCATGGGCCTCTTCGGTGTCCGCGACGAAGCGACCCTCCGCCAGATCGCCGAACAAGACGCCGCCGCCTCCGCCGACAAGGCCGCCGCGATCGCTTGGGCCAAGGCAAACGGCTGGCCGGTCAAAGGAAAGAAGCAGGACGGCGGGGACTTCGAACTCATGCGCCTGAACGAGCAAGGACTCCCCGCCTACTACGAGACCGACAACTCGAACGCCCGCATTTCCCACAATGTCGAGCCGCTGACCCAGTTCGGCGGCCCGCCCGGCGGCGTCACCATTAACCTGAGCGGTTACACATGGCTGGCGGGAATGTGGGAAAGCGGACCCCCGCGGCTCAGCCACCAAGAGTTCAATGATTTCCCCGGCCGCGTGGTCTATGCGGAAACAGGCTCCACAGGAGACGTGTTGTTCGCGCCCACCACCCACGCGACTCACGTCATGGGCACCATCCTCGGCAATGGCTTCGTCGATGACCACGCACGGGGGATGGCATGGCGCGCCTCCGCGAAATGCTACGGTTGGAACAGCGACGATTTCGAAATGCGCGGCTACTGCGCAACTGCTACCAACCAGCCGTCGAAGCTTTACGTCTCCAACCACTCCTACGGCGTGCCTACCGGCTGGCTCCAGTATCCCAAGGATCACGCCACGAGAGCGAACCTCTACTACTGGGGTGGCAGTAACGGCGCCGCCGAAGCCGCGCAGTTCGGCAAATACTCCAATAGCTGCAGGGAACGCGACATCACCTGTCGGGTGACGCCCTATCACCTCCCCTTCTTTGCGGCTGGCAACGAACGGGGCGACAAGCCCCCCAATGGCGCAACGATCTATTTCTTCGTGCCGAACGGCAGTGGCGGTTATGTCGAGACGTCGGGCACTTGGCCCAATGCCTCGGCACCGGCCGTCGACGGCAGCGTCGATGGCGGCTACGATACCCTCCCCGACAACGGTAATGCCAAAAATGTGATGGCCGTCGGCAGCATGCTGGACGCGGTCTCGAATGGCAGCCGCTCGACCAGCGTGGGCATGAGCAGCTTCTCCAGCTACGGCCCCACCGATGACGGTCGCATCAAGCCGGACATCGTCGCCAATGGACAGGACGTGCTTTCCGCCTCGGACGCCAGCGACACCGCCACCGCGACTCTGTCCGGCACCAGCATGGCCACGCCCGGCGCGACCGGCACCGCCTTGCTGATGCATGAGCATTATCGCGACATGACCGGCCAGTATCTCCGCGCCAGCACCCTGAAGGCGCTGATGATCCACACCGCCACCGACGTCCAGGCCCCGGGCCCAGACTACGCCTCGGGCTGGGGACTCATCGATGCCTGGGCCGGAGCCAATCACATCGACCTCCATGCCTCGGAACCCGGCGGCTACCACATCGTCGAAGGGGTGTTATCGCAGAACTCACGCGAGTTCCGCGTCACCTTCACCGCCACCGGTTTGATCAAGGCCACGCTCGCGTGGACCGATCCCGAAGGTACCGCCCAGTCCGGCCTCGATAACCGGACGAAGGTACTGGTGAACGATCTCGACCTCACCCTTCGCGCGCCTGACGGGACGATCTATCGTTCGCCGGAACTCGATCCTACCAATCCCACCGCCGCCCCGGTCTACAATGGCAACACGAGGGACAACGTGGAAATGATCGGCGGCTTCCCGCTTCAGCTGATCCCCGGCTTGCCCGGCACCTATGAACTGTCAGTCACCTACAAGGGCTCCCTGACCGAGCCCGACCCACTCGAGCCTACCAACCTCAAGCAGGCCTTCTCCCTCATGCTCCAGGGCAATGTCGCAAACACCTCCGGCACCATCGCCGAAGCCATCGACAAACCCGACCGCAGCTTCACCAAGCAAGCCGCCGCCACCGCCTCGTTCGCATGGCAAAGCTCGGGCGGCGCCACCGGCGGCGACCGTGCCGTGAACCTCGCCATCGGCAATAGCCAGTCCGCCGGCTTCGAGACCGTCGTCACCGGCCCGGTCACTGTCAGCTTCGACTGGGGCGTCAGCTCGGAAGCCACCTACGACTTCCTGCGCTTCTACAGCGATGGCGTGAAGCAGCAGGAAATCTCCGGCAGCGTCGCCACCACTTCCATCTCCTACAATGTCCCCGCAGGCACCCACACGCTACGCTGGGCCTATGAGAAGGACGGTTCCCAGACCGCAGGTTCGGACCAGGGATGGATCGACAATCTGGAGTTCAACAGTCTCCCCGAGGCGATGGACAATCTCCCCTACACCTTCACCGAACCCACCGGCTCCGCCGCGCCGTGGAGTCTCCTGAATGCCTCCAGCGTCCCCACCGGCGATGTCGCCAAATCGGCCGAAATCAACGCGGGACAGCGCTCCGACATGGAAACTATCATCCAGGGTCCGGCCTTGGTGCGCTTCCGCATGGTCCAGACGGCAGCCAATGGCGAGTTGCGAGCCCAATGGGGTCCGAACCTTTCCCGCTCCATCCTGCACGGCGCGGGCAACGTTTGGAAAACCTACTCCATCGAACTCGATTCCGGCCCGCAGACCGTACGCTGGTCATGGTACAAGCCCATCACTCAAGCTGGCAATGGCTACGCCGATGAACTCGTTGTCATCCCCTTGCCCTCCAGTCTCCGCGACGCCGCCGATCTCCCGGTGAATGCCTCGAACCTCGTCGTCGAAAACTACGCCGATGCCCCATGGCAGTCCGATGCCTCGGACGCCGCCCCCTCCGGCCGCGGCGGCGAACGCGGCACCAGCTCCATCCACACCGTCTACACTGCAGGTGCTAACAACGACACCGCCATCCGCTTCCCCATCATCAGCAATGGCGGCGGCACCGTCTCCTTCTGGTGGCAAGCCAGCGGCTCGGTCGGCGGCAATCTCTCGCTTCAGATCCGCACCACCACCAATGGCAGCTTCGTCCAGGCCGGCCCCTCCGTCGGCCCGCGCAAGATCACCGCAATCCCCGGCGGCACCCCATGGCAGCAGGTCCACATTGAAATCCCTCCCGGCTACGCCGAACTCCGCTTCCTCTACACCGCCTCGGGCACGGCCGGCCAAGGCTGGATCGATCAGATCGAGTTCCAGGAAGGCATCATGCATCCCGCGCGCGGCCTCGACCGCTGGGGATCGCGCTGGGAGACCTATGGCGATGCACCGTGGGGCGCGATCAATGACACCACCAACGGCGGCATCGATAGCACTTCGCACAGTCCCATCGGCAACAACCAGAGCACCAGCCTGACAACCACCGTCACCGGCCCCAAGAAGCTCTTCTTCCACTGGAAGGTGGATAGCGAGACCAACTACGACTTCCTCCGCTTCGAAATGGACGGCGAGAATGCCGCGGCACCGATCTCCGGCCAGAACGGCGGATGGAGACCCGTCGTCGTCAACATTCCCGCCGGCACTCACTCCCTGCGCTGGTTCTATCAAAAGGACTCCTCCCAGAGCATCGGCCAGGACCGCGGCTGGATCGACAAGGTCTGCATCTTGCGTCCCGACTTCGGCGTCAGCAATCCGCGGCCTGACCCCAACGGAGCCTACGTCATCGTCCCCATGCGCAAGGACCCTACCGCCGGATTCTTCCTCGAGCGCAGCACGGACCTCATCCACTGGGAGTTCACTGGCTACAATGGCATGATCGACCCGCGATTCACCGATGTGAACGTCATCGTTTCCCACACCGGCGTGAAGACCTTCTATCGCGCCCGCTTCGAGCCGGAGATGATCCAAACCATCGAGAATGCCGGCTTCGAGCTGCCTGCCGCTTCGCCGAATACCTTCTGGAATGATGCTCCCGGCTGGGGTCCTGACGGCGATGCCTTCACCGCGACGTCGTTCGAAAACATCCCGAACTTCGCCGCCGGCGGAGCCCAGCATCTCAGCATCGCCGCCGGCTCCTTCAGCGAGATGAAGGGCACCTTCCTCGGCTATCGCGGCGTCCACTCGATCACCGCCGCCATCGGCAATCGCAGCGGCTTCACCCAGCCCGGCAATCTCTCCAGCGTCGTCCTCATCAGCGGCGCCGAGCTTTCCCGCATGGCCGTTGGAGCAGCCGCCATCCCTGCCGGAAACTGGTCACGCTCCATGCCCGCTTCCTTCGATAGCTTCGAGACCAACCTCGACGCCGCCTACTCCTACAAGGTCCGCCTCGAAAGCACCGGCAACCGCTCGTTCTTCGACGACGTGCAAGTCGTGACAGAACCTCAGTAAGTAAGATCCCCCTCCCGGCTCCGCGGTTCCGGCCCTCCCTCCGGGACCGCGGGGCAAACTCACCACTCGATCCCTACCCCCTCTTCCGGAATAAGGATCTTCTCACTGATCCCAAGCCGGTCTGCCTCCATCAGCAACCGCTCCACCGGTTCACCGATCGGCTCATTGCCAAGCGGAAAGGTCCCATAGTGCATCGGGATCATCACCTTCGCTCCGATCTCCGCGAAGGCTCTAACAGCCTCCTCGGGATTCATGTGCACGTCACGACCGCTCGGCGCGTCGTAGGCGCCGATCGGCATCAGCGCGACATCGATGTTAGGCAAACGCCGCCCGATCTCCGCGAACCCATCGAACCACGCGCTGTCACCGCAGTGGAACACGCTCTTGCCACCGGACTCGATGAGATAGCCCCCATAGTCTCGATGGATATCGTGAATGTAGCGCGCCCCCCAGTGATGGCTCGGCGTGTGGATCACATTGAGACTGTTGAACTCGAAGTGATCCCACACCTTCACCTCATGCACCGCGGGAAAGCCCAGCCGCCTCACCAGACTCCCGCTGCCTCGCGGCACGATGATGCCACCGCGCGCCCGCAGCACCTTCAGGCTCGGCTTGTGAAGATGATCGAAGTGCGCATGGCTCACCGCCACCAGATCCAGCTCCGGAATCGCCCTCAGCGGCAGCCCCGGTTCGCGCAGCCGCTTCACAAAGCCGTGCCAGCGCGCCCAGTTCGGATCCACCATCACCGAGTGATCGGCGAATTGCAGCAGGAAGGACGCGTGGCCGATCCACGTGACCCGCACGCAGCCGTTCTCCGGCACGCTCAGGACAGGGTCCTGTTCCGCGCCGCCCCGCTTGGAAAACATCCCGGGAACGATGCGATGGCGGAAGAACTTGTAGTTCCGCGCCGGCCAACCTTTCTGCGGCAACAGCCCGGAATAGTGGGCCGTCACCTGACCGGTCTTCGGATGTCTTTTCCTCGGCATCAGTTTGCCACCCTAACCTCAGGTTCCTACGGAGTCACGCGACCGCTTCTTCATACGCCTGCGAAATTCTCGCAGCCCATGAAACCGCACGCTCGCCGTAGCTGCTCCCGTCATCGGCATACAGGATACCGCGGGAAACATTGATCACATCCGGCGCGGTTCGCGCGGCAGCAGCCAGCGAGGCAAGATCACCCCCCTGAGCACCCAGCCCCGGCACCAGCAGCGGTGCATCCGGAATCTTCGCCAGCACACCTGACGCATTCGTCAAGCCCACCACATACCCGACATCCGTCGGCAGCCCCTTCGCCCGCTCGCCGAGCGCGGTCACCAATTCGAACACCGAGCGACCATCCGCCAGCGTCTGCCGTTGGAAATCCGCCGACCCGGCATTCGAAGTCACCGCCAGCAAATAGATCCCCTTCCCTTCCCAACCCAGGAACGGCTCGATCGAATCATAGCCGAGGAAAGGATTCAGCGTCACCGCATCCACCTTCCAGTGCGCGAAATAACTATGAGCATAGTACTTCTGCGTCTCACCGATGTCGCTGCGTTTCGCATCCAGGATCACCGGCACCTCGGACGGCATCTCGCCCAGCAGCTTCTCCAGGATCTCGATCCCCCGCAGCCCCATCGCCTCAAAGTAGGCCATGTTCGGCTTGAAGGCCGCAGCCTTCTCCCAGGTCTCATCCACCACCCGCTTCAGGAAATCCGGCACCGCCTCGATTCCTCCCTCACCCGGCCGGGGATCCAGACCCACACAAAGGCGGGACCCGGTCGCCGCAATCCTCGCCTGCAAACGTTCGCGGTAGCGCATGCCCGGGTTGTAGCACCGCAGCCCGCCGCGGCAACCCCCGACCCACGCCATCCCACAGGCCCCGAAATTCCGGACTCGCCAGCGGGACATCGACCCGGTAGAAATACTTAATGATCCTGAAATATTTGACTATCTTCAGTTTCATCGCTGCCCTCCCGGCGGCACCTGTCGGTCGCGAGACCCTGCCATGGCAGGCGCTCGACGACACGGAGCTCATGCGCTTCGCAAAGCAACTCGGCGACCGCTTCGATCCCGAGGAAATCTTCGGCACCCCGGCCATGTCCCGCACCGATGGCGTGCGGGTCCGCCTCTACCCGAAGGGCACCGACGAACTGCTCGTCGTCGAGACCGTCCCCGGAAACAAGGAGTCTCCCCAGTTGGAGCACTTCCGCGCCATCCGCCTGAAACGGGCCTTCGAGGGAAAAATCGCCGGCATGGAAGCCGGCACCATCCAGACGATCTGGGAAATCTCCATGAATCCCAAACCCGCCCCGGAGAACTTGCTCCAGCGCCTCCTCAAGTAACCCGCCGCTCAG
Coding sequences within it:
- a CDS encoding choice-of-anchor Q domain-containing protein, whose amino-acid sequence is MKPLTLLFAFVACMIPAAWAGTWSTTPWTNDASTGVTTAKTVWAYNLGNTSSPTVNGVTFTGVSGGSPAVAGKFSLTGPAFFINGHTNDLTALSGSGSAGLGSDFVYGGSPATLTLEGLQTGADYTISIFGVAWDYPDARVATFNSSGDTIVVDENALGTGKGRRIDYSFTATAATRTITVTPATANTFHFYSLALQRQPLFVTTNADSGLGSLRQTVADALPGAVIQFASPLSGQTVTLTSGTIIMSKSITISSADLPVGMTISGNHATQILRVTSGARLTLESLTLRDGVDPFGGAIRNVDSSLTMRNCTVTGCSATDGGAIHADSDLAGKKTTLINCTLTGNTATARGGAIYNDDGDTELIHCTISGNTNTLGVGGGVCTFSDSFTRTTVRHSIIAGNTGSDVHILGGSTMTFVSSNANIIGTGTGSPAFNQSADHVNADPMLLPLADYGGPLTTMPPLSGSLAIDLPIASSTGTDQRGVARDNAPDSGAVERGPIVTVTNTNDTGSGSLRAALAAVTVPDTRIRFASGLSGNTITLTSGHLQLQTTNNVEIDASTLPAGITISGGGTSRVMHNNPGILGLNRVTLANGASTDGGALISLGHLFATDCTFRNCQASGNGGALFLFQGRADLLRCAFNTNTAGQGAAIWQAGDGNVNLTNCTVSGNSCSDSSGTGGLYFSEGSHRLQHVTISDNHGKSEGPGGIQTEGFVSVDLNGCIIAGNTSESPYSDIILFGTTTTSGPNLIGVNDLFESKFPTGPLVGTSSAPLDPKLAPLGNYGGLTRTRPPFYDSPAIGIAGTSTLTNDQRGIARSGTITLGSVHDVPAIVTTAANSGAGSLRDTLAAAFTTNVRFDPAVFNGELADVITLTTPLALTRSVGIDGSTASNVTLSGGDANRIIDLSTGQETHIKALTLRDALATDGGAIRSQGRLTLDQCRLIENHANGTGGGGIQSSGDVTLRSCEFSGNTSASQGGAVRMVGAKFRAENCLFANNHGTNGGGVLRTNGGDSAFTNSILASNTTNGTGGAIWIQDSGAVLKLTHCTVTGNSAVGITWDSSFNTVTLENSIVAGNGVQNLARAPLQLGNNQITGTPKLAPLGNYGGTLRSMPPLPGAPVVEGGLLLATTPALDFRGAPRPGGSLPDLGAVEAIPLGNLGLASNDGDTIPDIFEGPGSPYPHLSASINNSALDTDGDGMTDANEIADSTDPLDPNSRLRVTYFGITAQNISFTTTAIDFTSFPGLSYSAEISSDLDFSDARVSSLGTATGFLFQTGVNLAPSERFVRIRRNP
- a CDS encoding S8 family serine peptidase gives rise to the protein MKKPLRLGLVLASSLLLFILLRRETDDATQAKPSLPTKVTAIRPEKKTNGTTPPADEKVADAPAGEVMEEPAPPLPAPPPAPGLIPLQNPPAKQFDPRFVQPATRMGLFGVRDEATLRQIAEQDAAASADKAAAIAWAKANGWPVKGKKQDGGDFELMRLNEQGLPAYYETDNSNARISHNVEPLTQFGGPPGGVTINLSGYTWLAGMWESGPPRLSHQEFNDFPGRVVYAETGSTGDVLFAPTTHATHVMGTILGNGFVDDHARGMAWRASAKCYGWNSDDFEMRGYCATATNQPSKLYVSNHSYGVPTGWLQYPKDHATRANLYYWGGSNGAAEAAQFGKYSNSCRERDITCRVTPYHLPFFAAGNERGDKPPNGATIYFFVPNGSGGYVETSGTWPNASAPAVDGSVDGGYDTLPDNGNAKNVMAVGSMLDAVSNGSRSTSVGMSSFSSYGPTDDGRIKPDIVANGQDVLSASDASDTATATLSGTSMATPGATGTALLMHEHYRDMTGQYLRASTLKALMIHTATDVQAPGPDYASGWGLIDAWAGANHIDLHASEPGGYHIVEGVLSQNSREFRVTFTATGLIKATLAWTDPEGTAQSGLDNRTKVLVNDLDLTLRAPDGTIYRSPELDPTNPTAAPVYNGNTRDNVEMIGGFPLQLIPGLPGTYELSVTYKGSLTEPDPLEPTNLKQAFSLMLQGNVANTSGTIAEAIDKPDRSFTKQAAATASFAWQSSGGATGGDRAVNLAIGNSQSAGFETVVTGPVTVSFDWGVSSEATYDFLRFYSDGVKQQEISGSVATTSISYNVPAGTHTLRWAYEKDGSQTAGSDQGWIDNLEFNSLPEAMDNLPYTFTEPTGSAAPWSLLNASSVPTGDVAKSAEINAGQRSDMETIIQGPALVRFRMVQTAANGELRAQWGPNLSRSILHGAGNVWKTYSIELDSGPQTVRWSWYKPITQAGNGYADELVVIPLPSSLRDAADLPVNASNLVVENYADAPWQSDASDAAPSGRGGERGTSSIHTVYTAGANNDTAIRFPIISNGGGTVSFWWQASGSVGGNLSLQIRTTTNGSFVQAGPSVGPRKITAIPGGTPWQQVHIEIPPGYAELRFLYTASGTAGQGWIDQIEFQEGIMHPARGLDRWGSRWETYGDAPWGAINDTTNGGIDSTSHSPIGNNQSTSLTTTVTGPKKLFFHWKVDSETNYDFLRFEMDGENAAAPISGQNGGWRPVVVNIPAGTHSLRWFYQKDSSQSIGQDRGWIDKVCILRPDFGVSNPRPDPNGAYVIVPMRKDPTAGFFLERSTDLIHWEFTGYNGMIDPRFTDVNVIVSHTGVKTFYRARFEPEMIQTIENAGFELPAASPNTFWNDAPGWGPDGDAFTATSFENIPNFAAGGAQHLSIAAGSFSEMKGTFLGYRGVHSITAAIGNRSGFTQPGNLSSVVLISGAELSRMAVGAAAIPAGNWSRSMPASFDSFETNLDAAYSYKVRLESTGNRSFFDDVQVVTEPQ
- the pyrF gene encoding orotidine-5'-phosphate decarboxylase is translated as MRYRERLQARIAATGSRLCVGLDPRPGEGGIEAVPDFLKRVVDETWEKAAAFKPNMAYFEAMGLRGIEILEKLLGEMPSEVPVILDAKRSDIGETQKYYAHSYFAHWKVDAVTLNPFLGYDSIEPFLGWEGKGIYLLAVTSNAGSADFQRQTLADGRSVFELVTALGERAKGLPTDVGYVVGLTNASGVLAKIPDAPLLVPGLGAQGGDLASLAAAARTAPDVINVSRGILYADDGSSYGERAVSWAARISQAYEEAVA
- a CDS encoding MBL fold metallo-hydrolase; translation: MPRKRHPKTGQVTAHYSGLLPQKGWPARNYKFFRHRIVPGMFSKRGGAEQDPVLSVPENGCVRVTWIGHASFLLQFADHSVMVDPNWARWHGFVKRLREPGLPLRAIPELDLVAVSHAHFDHLHKPSLKVLRARGGIIVPRGSGSLVRRLGFPAVHEVKVWDHFEFNSLNVIHTPSHHWGARYIHDIHRDYGGYLIESGGKSVFHCGDSAWFDGFAEIGRRLPNIDVALMPIGAYDAPSGRDVHMNPEEAVRAFAEIGAKVMIPMHYGTFPLGNEPIGEPVERLLMEADRLGISEKILIPEEGVGIEW